TCGCAAAAGTCGAGAAGATACTGATTTCTATTGAGCGAAAAATAGCCACCCGTCAGTATGACGACTTGCGCAATATGATGCAACTGTCGAAAGTTAATGCTGAACGTGAGGATATGTATGCTTCTTTCGATATGACGTTCCTTAAACTGTTCCCAAATTTTGTTGACCGTTACAACGAACTGTTTGACGAGAAAGACCGCAAGACACCTCCTGAACATTCGCTCACTTCCGAGATGCGTATCTTTGCTTTGATTCGCTTGGGTGTTACTGACCCGGAGCGTATAGCCACTTTCTTAAACTACTCTGTTCATACAGTCAATACTTATAAGACAAGGATAAAAAATCGGTCAATTGTGGATAATGACCAGTTTGAACAGCTTATAATGGAGATTTAAATAGCTCACAGACGGAATATTTTCGTTATACATTGCTATATTTTTATTTAACGCAAACTCTTGATTAGTAAGAGTTTGCGTTTTGTATTATATAAATATTGCTTATACATTCACTTACTTTCTTTAATGTACGTGTAGAATGTGTTAATTTTGCAACAACTAAAAACTCAAAAGTAGTAATGATATGAAACAACTTAACGATATGAAACAACTATTCAAATTCATTTTTCTCTTTGTGGGATTGATGCCAGCTGTTGCTCAGGAATATAATCCAGTGGCAAATCCCCAGGCGATTGTTCAGGAGGGTAGGGCACGTTTTACAGTGCTGACTCCCGAAATGATTCGTATTCAGTATAGCGAAAAGCAAAAGTTTGAAGACCGTGCCACTTTTGCTGTTGTAAACCGCCGCTTGCCGGTTCCTCAGTTCACTACCGAGCGTGAGGACGGCTATCTGGTTTTAAAAACATCTGCTCTCACACTTAAATATAAATTAGGTAGTGAGATCAAAGCCGGTCGTCCAGATGATTCTGTTCTAACCATTTGTTTCAATCTGAATGGACGCAACGTGACGTGGTATCCCGGAAAGGATGATGCACTCAACCTGAAGGGTACTACGCGCACGCTGGATGGTCAGATTGGTGACAACAAACGCGCAGAATTAGAAAATGGTCTGTTGTCACGTGCTGGTTGGAGCATCATCGACGAGTCTCCTAAAACTCGTCGCGGTGATGGTTCAACAACTTTTGCTTTCGACAAGAGCGTTGATGGTATCGAGTGGGTGGCTCAGCCAGTTGACAAGAATGCTATCGACTGGTATTTCCTTGGTTATGGTCATCAGTACAAGAAAGCTCTTGGCGATTACATCAAGGTAGCTGGACGTCAGCCCATGCCTCCTCTCTATGTGCTCGGTTATTGGTATAGTAAGTATCAGCGCTATACCAGCGATGAGTTCATGGAGATTGTAAACGATGTGAAGCGCAACCAGATTCCTATGGATGTGATGATTTTTGATATGGACTGGCATACGCAAGGATGGACAGGTTGGACTTGGGATCGTACGGCTATTCCCGATCCAGAGGGTTTGATAGATTGGATGCATCAGAATGGATTAAAGGTTTCATTGAACCTGCATCCAGCCGATGGCGTTGACGAAGATGAAGACTTCTTTACTGACTTACGTGATGATATGGGTATGGCTGCCGATACAAAGGTTGTTCCTTGGAACCTCAGCGACGGTAAGTTCTATCACAATATGTTCAACCGTATCATCCGTGCCCGTGAAAAGCAGGGCGTTGATTTCTGGTGGCTCGACTGGCAGCAGAATCTTACCAGTAAGTATGTCGATGGTCTGAGTGAGACTTTCTGGTGCAATCATGTGTTCTATAACGATATGCGTTTGAATCGTCCCGATCATCGTCCTTTGATTTTCCATCGTTGGGGTGGACTTGGTAGTCATCGTTATCCTATTGGTTTCTCTGGCGACTCATTCACCACTTATGGAACCCTTGCATGGCAACCCTATTTCACTGCAACTGCTTCAAATGTATGCTTTGGTTATTGGGGACACGATTTGGGTGGACACCAACAGACTGGTCCTAACGATCCTGAAATCTACCTGCGTTGGATGCAGTATGGTGTGTTTACTCCCGTTTTCCGTACCCATGCTACCAACTGGGATGGAATTGAGCGTCGCATCTGGAAGTACGAAAACTTCCCCTTGCTTCTTGAAACCGTAAAACTGCGCTATGCCCTGATGCCATACATCTATACAGCAGCACGTCAGGCTTACGATACAGGCGTTTCGCTCTGTCGTCCTCTCTACTACGAGTGGCCTGAAGAAGGAAAAGCCTATCAGTTTGAAGATGAGTATATGTTCGGTGACGACATTCTTGTAGCTCCTGTCGTAACACCTTCTGGTGCTGATGGAAAAGCTTCACGTCTCACTTGGCTTCCCGAAGGCAAATGGTTCGATGTATGTCGCAATGCTGTAGTTGAAGGAAATCGTACTTTCACCGATAACTATACACAGGAAGAAATTCCTTACTTCTATCGTGCAGGATCTGTTATCGTAAACTATCCTCCTGTAATGAATCTTAACACCCGTCCCGACCGCCTTATCCTGAAGGTGGTGCCTGGTGCCGATGGAACCTCTTCTCTGTATGAGGATGAAGGCGATACTGAAGGTTATAAGAAAGGTGCTTATACCACAACACGTCTTCGTCATGAAGGAAATCAGCTCACCATTGAGCCACGTGTAGGTTCATTCCCTGGAATGCCTGCCACCCGTGCTTATACGGTTGAGTTCCTGGCCACTGAACGTCCTGCTTCTGTACTCGTTAATGGCAAGCAGCAAGCCAGTGGCGTATGGAACTATAATGAGCAGACTAAGGTGACCACAGTCTATGTGCCCATCACTTTATGCGATAAGAAAATTTCTGTCGAGATTCAATAATTATCATTCCCAGACACGCTAAAAAAGCAATTGATTATGAAGAGATTATTATTTCTTTCAATAGCCATTCTGGCCTGCATCGGCCTCTCAGCCC
The sequence above is a segment of the Prevotella sp. E9-3 genome. Coding sequences within it:
- a CDS encoding glycoside hydrolase family 31 protein; this translates as MKQLFKFIFLFVGLMPAVAQEYNPVANPQAIVQEGRARFTVLTPEMIRIQYSEKQKFEDRATFAVVNRRLPVPQFTTEREDGYLVLKTSALTLKYKLGSEIKAGRPDDSVLTICFNLNGRNVTWYPGKDDALNLKGTTRTLDGQIGDNKRAELENGLLSRAGWSIIDESPKTRRGDGSTTFAFDKSVDGIEWVAQPVDKNAIDWYFLGYGHQYKKALGDYIKVAGRQPMPPLYVLGYWYSKYQRYTSDEFMEIVNDVKRNQIPMDVMIFDMDWHTQGWTGWTWDRTAIPDPEGLIDWMHQNGLKVSLNLHPADGVDEDEDFFTDLRDDMGMAADTKVVPWNLSDGKFYHNMFNRIIRAREKQGVDFWWLDWQQNLTSKYVDGLSETFWCNHVFYNDMRLNRPDHRPLIFHRWGGLGSHRYPIGFSGDSFTTYGTLAWQPYFTATASNVCFGYWGHDLGGHQQTGPNDPEIYLRWMQYGVFTPVFRTHATNWDGIERRIWKYENFPLLLETVKLRYALMPYIYTAARQAYDTGVSLCRPLYYEWPEEGKAYQFEDEYMFGDDILVAPVVTPSGADGKASRLTWLPEGKWFDVCRNAVVEGNRTFTDNYTQEEIPYFYRAGSVIVNYPPVMNLNTRPDRLILKVVPGADGTSSLYEDEGDTEGYKKGAYTTTRLRHEGNQLTIEPRVGSFPGMPATRAYTVEFLATERPASVLVNGKQQASGVWNYNEQTKVTTVYVPITLCDKKISVEIQ